Proteins co-encoded in one Anabas testudineus chromosome 8, fAnaTes1.2, whole genome shotgun sequence genomic window:
- the ier2a gene encoding immediate early response gene 2 protein codes for MEVSAEAKRIMVVALGKLYSSRTQRGGLRLHRSLLLTLVMKSARDIYHEAQTTAETVPSDDEQQHYPAEKPTEPTGALQEPQGHSALSVEQPRTSPRDEAVCPPSQLPCQPRTHNGAENKENVCPTGPAQHSRKRRGATAAEPDFLPCKKAKLEQGNCPQQLIVHAVLMDYVTCSSEMGAPPAPMPLQRAVAVC; via the coding sequence ATGGAGGTCAGTGCTGAGGCCAAGAGGATCATGGTCGTTGCTCTGGGGAAACTGTACAGCTCCCGCACGCAGCGTGGGGGTCTCCGTCTCCACCGGAGCCTCCTGCTGACTCTGGTGATGAAATCCGCCCGGGACATCTACCACGAGGCCCAGACGACGGCAGAAACTGTTCCCTCAGATGATGAACAACAACACTACCCGGCTGAGAAGCCCACGGAGCCTACCGGCGCGCTCCAGGAGCCCCAGGGTCATTCTGCGCTTTCTGTCGAGCAGCCTCGGACTTCACCACGGGACGAGGCCGTGTGTCCCCCCTCACAGCTGCCCTGCCAACCACGCACTCACAACGGCGCAGAAAACAAGGAGAATGTGTGCCCCACTGGCCCGGCTCAGCACTCGAGGAAGAGACGGGGCGCGACGGCCGCCGAACCGGACTTTCTGCCTTGTAAGAAAGCAAAGCTTGAACAGGGAAACTGCCCCCAGCAGCTCATTGTACACGCTGTTTTGATGGACTACGTGACCTGCAGTAGTGAAATGGGAGCCCCCCCTGCCCCCATGCCTCTACAGAGGGCTGTTGCAGTGTGTTGA
- the LOC113156360 gene encoding nucleus accumbens-associated protein 1 isoform X1 — MTSASCLSSSFSVLCDQWLCVPQSPGILYRPRWLCYLRLAHTEWLPGARKGEGRERCVSSFEPTLCINFPARGPFGGVRRRTMAQTLQMAIPNFGNNVLECLNEQRLQGLYCDVSVVVKGHAFKAHRAVLAASSSYFRDLFSSSSNGGGCSSNETSPTVVELPPAVQPQSFQQILAFCYTGRLSMTVGDQFLLMYTAGFLQIQQIMEKGTEFFLKVSSPSCDSQGLQAEETPPSEPQSPVAQTNNSAARPASSQTPLPLVSRVKTEQPASQPEAATPYSVVCTPVAKRLWEGGSSRDGGGAGAGGGGARKAARYSQEAVRGSAIQSPGALGLTMGMGATTNSLAGMVASGGLSGSTGTNGSFASGLGVSEGASPGTLSTYTSDSPISYHDDEEEEEGTDECAEEQYRQICNMYTMYSMLNMGAAAAGERVEALPDHTETRGRMRGRDLTCLPAELIAQIGNRCHPKLYEEGDPAEKLELVSGTSVYISRAQLMNCHVSAGTRHKVLLRRLLAAFFDRNTLANSCGTGIRSSTNDPSRKPLDNRVLHAVKFYCQNFATSFKESEMNAIAADMCTNARRVVRKSWIPKLKLLMAESDAYSAFLPDGVKAEDDTLGADQTFDPTSLDANGGAGMESGGSSGESLPGVGGDGGPLF; from the exons ATGACGAGCGCGTCATGCTTGtcttcctccttttctgtcCTGTGCGATCAGTGGCTCTGTGTTCCGCAATCCCCTGGGATACTGTACCGCCCTCGATGGCTCTGCTATCTGCGCCTCGCTCACACTGAATGGCTGCCTGGAGCAAGGAAAGGCGAGGGGAGAGAGCGCTGCGTCTCCTCCTTTGAACCAACGCTCTGCATCAACTTCCCAGCGAGggg ACCCTTCGGTGGTGTGCGTAGGCGCACCATGGCCCAGACCCTCCAGATGGCGATCCCAAACTTCGGCAACAATGTTTTAGAGTGTTTGAATGAGCAGCGGCTGCAGGGACTCTACTGTGATGTCTCTGTGGTGGTCAAAGGCCACGCCTTCAAG gCTCACCGGGCAGTTCTGGCTGCGAGCAGTTCATATTTCCGGGatcttttcagcagcagcagcaatggtGGTGGTTGCAGCAGTAATGAGACGAGCCCGACCGTAGTCGAGCTCCCACCGGCTGTGCAGCCCCAAAGCTTCCAGCAGATCTTGGCTTTCTGCTACACAGGCCGTCTCAGCATGACGGTGGGGGACCAGTTTCTTCTCATGTATACAGCTGGGTTCCTGCAGATCCAACAGATCATGGAGAAAGGCACCGAATTCTTCCTCAAG GTCTCTTCACCCAGTTGTGACTCCCAGGGTCTTCAAGCAGAGGAGACCCCACCCTCTGAGCCCCAGAGCCCCGTAGCGCAGACGAATAACAGTGCAGCCCGGCCTGCTTCCTCCCAGACACCGCTCCCTCTGGTATCGCGAGTGAAGACAGAGCAGCCGGCCAGTCAGCCGGAAGCTGCCACTCCCTACTCGGTGGTCTGCACTCCTGTAGCCAAGCGGCTGTGGGAGGGTGGCAGCAGTCGAGACGGAGGTGGGGCCGGCGCAGGGGGAGGAGGGGCCAGGAAAGCAGCCCGTTACTCCCAGGAGGCAGTGCGAGGCAGTGCCATCCAGAGTCCTGGAGCCCTCGGACTCACCATGGGCATGGGTGCTACCACAAACAGCCTGGCAGGCATGGTGGCCAGTGGTGGGCTTAGTGGCAGCACCGGCACCAACGGGAGCTTTGCGTCGGGTCTCGGTGTATCAGAGGGTGCCAGTCCTGGCACTCTGAGTACCTACACTAGTGACTCACCCATTAGCTaccatgatgatgaagaagaggaagaggggacGGACGAATGTGCTGAAGAGCAGTACAGGCAAATCTGCAACATGTATACTATGTACAGCATGCTCAACATGGGAGCAGCAG CTGCTGGCGAGCGCGTTGAGGCTCTACCGGACCACACAGAAACACGGGGTCGCATGCGAGGACGAGATCTTACATGCCTCCCCGCAGAACTCATCGCTCAGATAGGCAACCGCTGCCATCCCAAACTGTACGAGGAAGGCGATCCTGCTGAGAAACTAGAGTTAGTCTCAG GTACTTCTGTGTATATATCACGAGCCCAGCTCATGAACTGTCACGTGAGCGCTGGGACCAGACACAAGGTGCTGCTGAGGAGGCTGCTGGCCGCCTTCTTTGACAG GAATACTCTGGCCAACAGCTGTGGAACAGGCATTCGCTCGTCCACCAATGACCCGAGCCGCAAGCCCCTGGACAACAGAGTACTGCATGCGGTCAAAT TTTATTGCCAGAACTTTGCCACCAGCTTCAAAGAGAGCGAAATGAATGCCATTGCCGCCGACATGTGCACCAACGCCCGGCGTGTGGTCCGTAAGAGCTGGATCCCCAAGCTCAAGCTACTGATGGCAGAGAGCGACGCCTACTCCGCTTTCCTTCCCGATGGCGTCAAGGCGGAGGACGACACCCTGGGGGCGGATCAAACATTCGACCCCACCTCTCTGGATGCCAATGGCGGTGCTGGCATGGAGTCAGGCGGCTCCTCAGGTGAATCACTACCAGGTGTGGGTGGGGATGGAGGACCGTTATTTTGA
- the LOC113156360 gene encoding nucleus accumbens-associated protein 1 isoform X2 has product MAQTLQMAIPNFGNNVLECLNEQRLQGLYCDVSVVVKGHAFKAHRAVLAASSSYFRDLFSSSSNGGGCSSNETSPTVVELPPAVQPQSFQQILAFCYTGRLSMTVGDQFLLMYTAGFLQIQQIMEKGTEFFLKVSSPSCDSQGLQAEETPPSEPQSPVAQTNNSAARPASSQTPLPLVSRVKTEQPASQPEAATPYSVVCTPVAKRLWEGGSSRDGGGAGAGGGGARKAARYSQEAVRGSAIQSPGALGLTMGMGATTNSLAGMVASGGLSGSTGTNGSFASGLGVSEGASPGTLSTYTSDSPISYHDDEEEEEGTDECAEEQYRQICNMYTMYSMLNMGAAAAGERVEALPDHTETRGRMRGRDLTCLPAELIAQIGNRCHPKLYEEGDPAEKLELVSGTSVYISRAQLMNCHVSAGTRHKVLLRRLLAAFFDRNTLANSCGTGIRSSTNDPSRKPLDNRVLHAVKFYCQNFATSFKESEMNAIAADMCTNARRVVRKSWIPKLKLLMAESDAYSAFLPDGVKAEDDTLGADQTFDPTSLDANGGAGMESGGSSGESLPGVGGDGGPLF; this is encoded by the exons ATGGCCCAGACCCTCCAGATGGCGATCCCAAACTTCGGCAACAATGTTTTAGAGTGTTTGAATGAGCAGCGGCTGCAGGGACTCTACTGTGATGTCTCTGTGGTGGTCAAAGGCCACGCCTTCAAG gCTCACCGGGCAGTTCTGGCTGCGAGCAGTTCATATTTCCGGGatcttttcagcagcagcagcaatggtGGTGGTTGCAGCAGTAATGAGACGAGCCCGACCGTAGTCGAGCTCCCACCGGCTGTGCAGCCCCAAAGCTTCCAGCAGATCTTGGCTTTCTGCTACACAGGCCGTCTCAGCATGACGGTGGGGGACCAGTTTCTTCTCATGTATACAGCTGGGTTCCTGCAGATCCAACAGATCATGGAGAAAGGCACCGAATTCTTCCTCAAG GTCTCTTCACCCAGTTGTGACTCCCAGGGTCTTCAAGCAGAGGAGACCCCACCCTCTGAGCCCCAGAGCCCCGTAGCGCAGACGAATAACAGTGCAGCCCGGCCTGCTTCCTCCCAGACACCGCTCCCTCTGGTATCGCGAGTGAAGACAGAGCAGCCGGCCAGTCAGCCGGAAGCTGCCACTCCCTACTCGGTGGTCTGCACTCCTGTAGCCAAGCGGCTGTGGGAGGGTGGCAGCAGTCGAGACGGAGGTGGGGCCGGCGCAGGGGGAGGAGGGGCCAGGAAAGCAGCCCGTTACTCCCAGGAGGCAGTGCGAGGCAGTGCCATCCAGAGTCCTGGAGCCCTCGGACTCACCATGGGCATGGGTGCTACCACAAACAGCCTGGCAGGCATGGTGGCCAGTGGTGGGCTTAGTGGCAGCACCGGCACCAACGGGAGCTTTGCGTCGGGTCTCGGTGTATCAGAGGGTGCCAGTCCTGGCACTCTGAGTACCTACACTAGTGACTCACCCATTAGCTaccatgatgatgaagaagaggaagaggggacGGACGAATGTGCTGAAGAGCAGTACAGGCAAATCTGCAACATGTATACTATGTACAGCATGCTCAACATGGGAGCAGCAG CTGCTGGCGAGCGCGTTGAGGCTCTACCGGACCACACAGAAACACGGGGTCGCATGCGAGGACGAGATCTTACATGCCTCCCCGCAGAACTCATCGCTCAGATAGGCAACCGCTGCCATCCCAAACTGTACGAGGAAGGCGATCCTGCTGAGAAACTAGAGTTAGTCTCAG GTACTTCTGTGTATATATCACGAGCCCAGCTCATGAACTGTCACGTGAGCGCTGGGACCAGACACAAGGTGCTGCTGAGGAGGCTGCTGGCCGCCTTCTTTGACAG GAATACTCTGGCCAACAGCTGTGGAACAGGCATTCGCTCGTCCACCAATGACCCGAGCCGCAAGCCCCTGGACAACAGAGTACTGCATGCGGTCAAAT TTTATTGCCAGAACTTTGCCACCAGCTTCAAAGAGAGCGAAATGAATGCCATTGCCGCCGACATGTGCACCAACGCCCGGCGTGTGGTCCGTAAGAGCTGGATCCCCAAGCTCAAGCTACTGATGGCAGAGAGCGACGCCTACTCCGCTTTCCTTCCCGATGGCGTCAAGGCGGAGGACGACACCCTGGGGGCGGATCAAACATTCGACCCCACCTCTCTGGATGCCAATGGCGGTGCTGGCATGGAGTCAGGCGGCTCCTCAGGTGAATCACTACCAGGTGTGGGTGGGGATGGAGGACCGTTATTTTGA